The following are encoded together in the Deinococcus soli (ex Cha et al. 2016) genome:
- the rpmD gene encoding 50S ribosomal protein L30, which produces MKITLKRSVIGRPGYQVKTVQALGLKKIGQTREVSDTPAVRGMVNTVKHLLEVQE; this is translated from the coding sequence GTGAAAATCACCCTGAAGCGCAGCGTCATCGGTCGCCCTGGCTACCAGGTGAAGACCGTCCAGGCGCTCGGCCTGAAGAAGATCGGCCAGACCCGCGAGGTCAGTGACACCCCCGCCGTGCGCGGCATGGTGAACACCGTCAAGCACCTGCTGGAGGTGCAAGAATGA
- the rplV gene encoding 50S ribosomal protein L22: MTAPEFRNKKQRKQNVKLRTPGKAIAKYVRISPRKVRLVVDVIRGKSVRDAEDLLRFIPRAASEPVAKVLNSAKHNALHNDNMLEDRLVITAAYVDAGPTLKRLIPRARGSANIIKKRTSHITIVVGEKGNK, from the coding sequence ATGACCGCTCCTGAATTCCGCAACAAGAAGCAGCGCAAGCAGAACGTCAAGCTGCGCACGCCCGGCAAGGCCATCGCCAAGTACGTCCGCATCAGCCCCCGCAAGGTGCGCCTGGTGGTCGACGTGATCCGTGGCAAGAGCGTCCGTGACGCCGAAGACCTGCTGCGCTTCATCCCCCGCGCCGCCAGCGAACCCGTCGCGAAAGTCCTGAACAGCGCCAAGCACAACGCGCTGCACAACGACAACATGCTCGAGGACCGTCTGGTCATTACCGCCGCGTACGTGGACGCCGGCCCGACCCTCAAGCGCCTGATCCCCCGCGCCCGTGGCAGCGCGAACATCATCAAGAAGCGCACCAGCCACATCACCATCGTCGTGGGCGAGAAGGGGAACAAGTAA
- the rpmC gene encoding 50S ribosomal protein L29 yields MKLSDMRNLQAADFAKEIDSRKKELMELRFQAAVGNLAQPHRVKQLRREVAQLNTILSERSKGEQA; encoded by the coding sequence ATGAAGCTCAGTGATATGCGTAACCTGCAGGCCGCCGATTTCGCCAAGGAAATCGACAGCCGCAAGAAGGAACTGATGGAGCTGCGCTTCCAGGCGGCCGTGGGCAACCTCGCCCAGCCCCACCGCGTCAAGCAGCTCCGCCGTGAAGTGGCTCAGCTCAACACCATCCTGAGCGAGCGCAGCAAAGGGGAGCAGGCATGA
- the rpsH gene encoding 30S ribosomal protein S8, with protein MLSDPIADMLTRIRNATRTHKETVDVPASKFKEQLAKLLVAEGYVASYERLLPEGQKFDVLRLTLKYGAKREQVIKHIERISRPGRRAYVSAENLPRVQRGLGLAVVSTSKGLLADRDARKQGVGGEVICVLW; from the coding sequence ATGTTGAGTGATCCCATCGCCGATATGCTCACGCGCATCCGCAACGCGACGCGCACCCACAAGGAGACCGTGGATGTCCCGGCCTCCAAGTTCAAAGAGCAGCTGGCCAAACTGCTCGTGGCCGAAGGCTACGTCGCCAGCTACGAGCGTCTGCTGCCCGAAGGCCAGAAGTTCGACGTGCTGCGCCTGACCCTGAAGTACGGCGCCAAGCGCGAGCAGGTCATCAAGCACATCGAGCGCATCAGCCGCCCCGGCCGCCGCGCGTACGTGAGCGCCGAGAACCTGCCCCGCGTGCAGCGTGGCCTGGGCCTGGCCGTGGTCTCCACGAGCAAGGGCCTGCTGGCCGACCGCGACGCCCGCAAGCAGGGCGTCGGCGGCGAAGTCATCTGCGTCCTCTGGTAA
- the rpsC gene encoding 30S ribosomal protein S3: protein MGNKINPNGFRLGITRTWNSRWYAGKKQYAGLLKEDEKIRKLVQRKLNAAGIARIEIERAGQQVNVIISAAKPGIVIGKGGESIKELRQDIERLVSAGTVAVNVAEIPNPNISAPLVALRIAEQIERRFAFRRAMKQAAQRVMESGARGVKIILSGRLGGAEQARTEMVREGRVPLHTLRADIDYGTARAETTYGSLGIKVMVFTGEVIGGKTETYARPQRRNDERRREDGDRPNRRRPAARRRPGGE, encoded by the coding sequence ATGGGTAACAAGATCAACCCGAACGGCTTCCGCCTGGGCATCACCCGCACGTGGAACAGCCGCTGGTACGCCGGTAAGAAGCAGTACGCCGGCCTGCTGAAGGAAGACGAGAAGATCCGCAAGCTCGTCCAGCGCAAGCTGAACGCCGCCGGCATCGCGCGCATCGAGATCGAACGCGCCGGCCAGCAGGTCAACGTGATCATCAGCGCCGCGAAACCCGGCATCGTGATCGGCAAGGGCGGGGAGTCCATCAAGGAACTCCGCCAGGACATCGAGCGCCTCGTGTCCGCCGGCACCGTCGCCGTGAACGTCGCCGAGATCCCCAACCCCAACATCAGCGCGCCCCTGGTCGCCCTGCGCATCGCCGAGCAGATCGAACGCCGCTTCGCGTTCCGCCGCGCCATGAAGCAAGCCGCCCAGCGCGTGATGGAAAGCGGCGCCCGCGGCGTCAAGATCATCCTGTCCGGCCGCCTCGGTGGCGCCGAGCAGGCCCGCACCGAGATGGTCCGCGAAGGCCGCGTGCCCCTGCATACCCTGCGCGCCGACATCGACTACGGCACCGCCCGCGCCGAGACCACCTACGGCAGCCTGGGCATCAAGGTCATGGTCTTCACCGGTGAAGTCATCGGCGGCAAGACCGAAACCTACGCCCGTCCCCAGCGCCGCAACGACGAGCGCCGCCGTGAAGACGGTGACCGCCCCAACCGCCGCCGCCCCGCCGCGCGGCGCCGCCCCGGAGGTGAGTGA
- the rplE gene encoding 50S ribosomal protein L5, translating into MQQLKTKYNEQVRPAMMQQFGYSSVMAVPRIEKIVVNEGLGSAKEDSKAIDKAAKELALITLQKPIVTKAKKSISNFKLRQGMPVGIKVTLRGERMFVFLEKLINIGLPRIRDFKGVNPNAFDGRGNYNLGIKEQLIFPEITYDMVDKVRGMDITIVTTAKTDEEARALLQAMGLPFRK; encoded by the coding sequence ATGCAGCAACTGAAAACCAAGTACAACGAGCAGGTCCGCCCTGCGATGATGCAGCAGTTCGGCTACTCCAGCGTGATGGCCGTGCCCCGCATCGAGAAGATCGTCGTCAACGAAGGCCTCGGCAGCGCCAAGGAAGACTCCAAGGCGATCGACAAGGCCGCGAAGGAACTGGCGCTGATCACCCTGCAGAAGCCCATCGTCACCAAGGCGAAAAAGAGCATCAGCAACTTCAAGCTGCGCCAGGGCATGCCCGTGGGCATCAAGGTCACGCTGCGCGGCGAGCGCATGTTCGTGTTCCTCGAAAAGCTGATCAACATCGGCCTGCCCCGCATCCGTGACTTCAAGGGCGTGAACCCCAACGCCTTCGACGGCCGCGGCAACTACAACCTGGGCATCAAAGAACAGCTGATCTTCCCCGAAATCACCTACGACATGGTCGACAAGGTGCGCGGCATGGACATCACCATCGTGACCACCGCGAAGACGGACGAAGAAGCCCGCGCGCTCCTGCAAGCCATGGGCCTGCCCTTCCGCAAATAA
- a CDS encoding type Z 30S ribosomal protein S14 produces MANTSKVVKAARGHKFAVQNYNRCSRCGRARGYYRFFGLCRICIREMAHKGELPGVKKASW; encoded by the coding sequence ATGGCTAACACCTCGAAAGTCGTCAAAGCTGCGCGCGGCCACAAGTTCGCCGTGCAGAACTACAACCGCTGCAGCCGCTGCGGTCGCGCCCGCGGGTACTACCGCTTCTTCGGCCTGTGCCGCATCTGCATCCGCGAGATGGCGCACAAGGGCGAACTGCCCGGCGTGAAGAAAGCCAGCTGGTAA
- the rplX gene encoding 50S ribosomal protein L24, whose protein sequence is MPRPSAGSHHNDKLHIKKGDTVIVLSGKHKGKTGKVLLALPRDQKVVVEGVNLVTKNVKPSPANPQGGQEQRELALHASKVSIVDPETGKATRIRKTIVDGKKVRVAVASGKNID, encoded by the coding sequence ATGCCCCGTCCCAGCGCTGGTAGCCACCACAACGACAAGCTGCACATCAAGAAGGGTGACACCGTCATCGTCCTGAGCGGCAAGCATAAAGGCAAGACCGGCAAGGTGCTGCTGGCCCTGCCCCGCGACCAGAAGGTCGTCGTGGAAGGCGTGAACCTTGTCACCAAGAACGTCAAGCCCAGCCCCGCCAACCCCCAGGGCGGCCAGGAACAGCGCGAGCTGGCCCTGCACGCCAGCAAGGTGTCCATCGTGGACCCCGAGACCGGCAAGGCGACCCGCATCCGCAAGACCATCGTGGACGGCAAGAAAGTCCGCGTGGCCGTCGCGAGCGGCAAGAACATCGACTGA
- the rplF gene encoding 50S ribosomal protein L6: protein MSRIGKQPIAVPSGVTTSAQDGVFKVKGPKGELTVPYNTELTIKQDGDQLLVERPSDAQRHRALHGLTRTLVANAVKGVSDGYTINLELKGVGFRAKLAGKALELTIGYSHPVVIEPPAGVSFAVPEPTKIDVSGIDKQLVGQVAANVRKVRKPDAYHGKGVRFAGEKISLKAGKAGATGGKGKK, encoded by the coding sequence ATGTCCCGAATTGGCAAACAGCCCATCGCCGTCCCGAGCGGCGTGACCACGAGCGCCCAGGACGGCGTCTTCAAGGTCAAGGGCCCCAAAGGCGAACTGACCGTTCCCTACAACACCGAACTGACCATCAAGCAGGACGGCGACCAGCTGCTCGTCGAGCGTCCCAGCGACGCGCAGCGCCACCGCGCCCTGCACGGCCTGACCCGCACGCTCGTGGCGAACGCCGTCAAGGGTGTCAGCGACGGCTACACCATCAACCTGGAGCTCAAGGGCGTCGGTTTCCGCGCCAAGCTCGCCGGGAAGGCCCTGGAACTGACCATCGGTTACAGCCACCCCGTCGTGATCGAGCCCCCGGCTGGCGTGAGCTTCGCCGTGCCCGAACCCACCAAGATCGACGTGAGCGGCATCGACAAGCAGCTCGTCGGTCAGGTGGCCGCGAACGTCCGTAAAGTCCGCAAGCCCGACGCCTACCACGGCAAGGGTGTGCGCTTCGCTGGTGAGAAAATCAGCCTCAAGGCCGGTAAGGCTGGCGCCACCGGCGGGAAAGGGAAGAAATAA
- the rplN gene encoding 50S ribosomal protein L14 yields the protein MIMPQSRLDVADNSGAREIMCIRVLNSGIGGKGLTTGGGGNKRYAHVGDIIVASVKDAAPRGTVKAGDVVKAVVVRTSHAIKRADGSTIRFDKNAAVIINNQGEPRGTRVFGPVARELRDRRFMKIVSLAPEVL from the coding sequence ATGATCATGCCCCAGTCCCGCCTCGACGTGGCGGACAACAGCGGCGCCCGCGAGATCATGTGCATCCGCGTGCTCAACAGCGGCATCGGCGGCAAGGGTCTCACCACCGGCGGCGGCGGCAACAAGCGCTACGCCCACGTGGGTGACATCATCGTCGCTTCCGTCAAGGACGCCGCCCCCCGCGGCACCGTCAAAGCCGGCGACGTCGTCAAGGCCGTGGTCGTGCGCACCAGCCACGCGATCAAGCGTGCCGACGGCAGCACCATCCGCTTCGACAAGAACGCCGCCGTCATCATCAACAACCAGGGCGAGCCTCGCGGCACCCGCGTCTTCGGGCCGGTCGCCCGTGAACTCCGCGACCGCCGCTTCATGAAGATCGTGTCCCTGGCCCCGGAGGTGCTGTAA
- the rpsE gene encoding 30S ribosomal protein S5 yields MTSNRRNDRMDRESSEFEEKMLFVNRTSKTYQGGRRFRFAALVILGDRNGRVGMGIGKAKEVPVAIEKAKSIARKNMIMVPVENGTIPHDIVGVNSTSRVLLKPAGPGTGVIAGTVPRSIAELAGITNLLSKELGSRNKVNVAYAVFDGLKNLRTAKQVRALRGEVQPTGGAQ; encoded by the coding sequence TTGACTTCTAACCGACGTAACGACCGTATGGACCGCGAAAGCAGCGAATTCGAAGAGAAGATGCTGTTCGTCAACCGTACGAGCAAGACCTATCAGGGCGGCCGCCGCTTCCGCTTCGCTGCACTCGTGATCCTGGGCGACCGCAACGGCCGCGTGGGCATGGGCATTGGCAAGGCCAAAGAAGTGCCCGTGGCCATCGAGAAGGCCAAGAGCATCGCCCGCAAGAACATGATCATGGTGCCCGTCGAGAACGGCACCATCCCCCACGACATCGTGGGTGTGAACAGCACCAGCCGCGTGCTGCTCAAGCCCGCAGGCCCCGGTACCGGCGTGATCGCGGGCACCGTGCCCCGCTCGATCGCCGAACTGGCCGGCATCACCAACCTGCTGTCCAAGGAACTGGGCAGCCGCAACAAGGTGAACGTCGCCTACGCCGTGTTCGACGGCCTGAAGAACCTCCGCACCGCCAAGCAGGTCCGTGCCCTGCGCGGCGAGGTGCAGCCCACCGGAGGCGCCCAGTGA
- the rplB gene encoding 50S ribosomal protein L2, whose translation MAVKKYRPYTPSRRHMTTADFSGLTKKRPEKALTEALPKTGGRNNRGRITSRFIGGGHKRLYRIIDFKRRDKAGVPAKVAAIEYDPNRSARIALLNYVDGEKRYVLAPEGLQVGAMVNAGPEAEPKLGNALPLRFVPVGAVVHSVELIPGKGAQLARSAGTSIQVQGKEGDYVILRLPSGELRRVHSECYATIGAVGNAEHKNINIGKAGRSRWLGRKPHQRGSAMNPVDHPHGGGEGRTGAGRVPVSPWGQPAKGLKTRKKRKNSDRFIITRRGGK comes from the coding sequence ATGGCCGTCAAGAAATACCGTCCCTACACCCCCAGCCGTCGCCACATGACGACTGCGGACTTCAGCGGACTGACCAAAAAGCGCCCCGAAAAGGCGCTCACCGAGGCGCTCCCCAAGACCGGTGGCCGTAACAACCGCGGCCGCATCACCAGCCGCTTCATCGGCGGCGGTCACAAGCGCCTGTACCGCATCATCGACTTCAAGCGCCGCGACAAGGCCGGCGTGCCCGCCAAGGTCGCCGCGATCGAGTACGATCCCAACCGCAGCGCCCGCATCGCCCTGCTGAACTACGTCGACGGCGAGAAGCGCTACGTGCTCGCGCCCGAAGGCCTGCAGGTCGGCGCCATGGTCAACGCTGGCCCCGAAGCCGAACCCAAGCTCGGCAACGCGCTGCCCCTGCGCTTCGTGCCCGTCGGTGCCGTTGTGCACAGCGTGGAACTGATCCCCGGCAAGGGCGCCCAGCTCGCCCGCAGCGCCGGTACCAGCATCCAGGTGCAGGGCAAGGAAGGCGACTACGTCATCCTGCGTCTGCCCAGCGGCGAACTCCGCCGCGTGCACAGCGAGTGCTACGCCACCATCGGTGCCGTCGGCAACGCCGAGCACAAGAACATCAACATCGGTAAGGCCGGCCGCAGCCGCTGGCTCGGGCGCAAGCCCCACCAGCGTGGTAGCGCCATGAACCCCGTGGATCACCCCCACGGCGGTGGTGAAGGCCGTACCGGCGCGGGCCGCGTGCCCGTCAGCCCCTGGGGCCAGCCCGCCAAGGGCCTGAAGACCCGCAAGAAGCGCAAGAACAGCGACCGCTTCATCATCACCCGCCGCGGCGGGAAGTAA
- the rpsJ gene encoding 30S ribosomal protein S10, whose protein sequence is MVAPKIRIKLRGFDHKALDQSASKIVDTVRRTGADVSGPVPLPTRIRRFCVLRSPFVNKDSREHFEIRTHNRLVDIMNPTKKTIDSLMTLDLPTGVDIEIKTVGGRA, encoded by the coding sequence ATGGTTGCCCCCAAGATCCGTATCAAACTGCGTGGCTTTGACCACAAGGCGCTGGATCAGTCCGCCAGCAAGATCGTGGACACCGTGCGCCGCACCGGCGCCGACGTGAGCGGACCCGTGCCGCTGCCGACCCGCATCCGCCGCTTCTGCGTCCTGCGTTCCCCCTTCGTGAACAAGGACAGCCGCGAGCACTTCGAGATCCGCACCCACAACCGTCTGGTGGACATCATGAACCCCACCAAGAAGACGATTGACAGCCTCATGACCCTCGACCTGCCCACCGGTGTGGACATCGAGATCAAGACGGTGGGAGGCCGCGCATGA
- the rplD gene encoding 50S ribosomal protein L4: MAQINVIGKNGGRTIDLELPEVNSGVLHDVVTWQLASRRRGTASTKTRAEVSKTGKKMYGQKGTGNARHGDRSVPSFVGGGVAFGPKPRSYSYTLPRKVRQLGLAMALAARQEAGKLIAVDGYDQDGKTKNFVAWAKENGMDGSERVLIVTDDAATRQAARNVAWATVLPVAGLNAYDILRHERLVIDAVVLEPAQEGEEA; the protein is encoded by the coding sequence ATGGCGCAGATCAACGTCATCGGCAAGAACGGGGGCCGCACCATCGACCTCGAACTGCCGGAAGTGAACAGCGGCGTCCTGCACGACGTCGTCACCTGGCAGCTCGCCAGCCGCCGCCGCGGCACGGCCAGCACCAAGACCCGCGCGGAAGTCAGCAAGACCGGCAAGAAAATGTACGGTCAGAAAGGCACCGGTAACGCCCGTCACGGCGACCGCAGCGTCCCCAGCTTCGTGGGCGGCGGCGTGGCCTTCGGCCCCAAGCCCCGCAGCTACAGCTACACCCTGCCCCGCAAGGTCCGTCAGCTGGGTCTGGCCATGGCCCTGGCCGCGCGCCAGGAAGCCGGCAAGCTGATCGCCGTCGACGGTTACGACCAGGACGGCAAGACCAAGAACTTCGTCGCCTGGGCCAAAGAGAACGGCATGGACGGCAGCGAGCGCGTGCTCATCGTGACCGATGACGCCGCGACCCGCCAGGCCGCCCGTAACGTCGCCTGGGCCACCGTGCTGCCCGTCGCCGGCCTGAACGCCTACGACATCCTGCGCCACGAGCGCCTGGTGATCGACGCGGTCGTTCTCGAGCCCGCGCAGGAAGGGGAAGAGGCATGA
- the rplP gene encoding 50S ribosomal protein L16: MLLPKRTKFRKQHRGRMTGDAKGGDYVAFGDFGLIALEPAWIKSNQIEACRIVMSRHFRRGGKIYIRIFPDKPVTKKPAETRMGKGKGAVEYWVSVVKPGRVMFEVSGVTEEQAKEAFRLAGHKLPIQTKMVKREVYDEAQ; encoded by the coding sequence ATGCTTCTTCCCAAGCGCACCAAGTTCCGTAAACAGCACCGCGGCCGGATGACCGGTGACGCCAAGGGCGGCGACTACGTCGCGTTCGGCGACTTCGGCCTGATCGCCCTGGAACCCGCGTGGATCAAGAGCAACCAGATCGAGGCGTGCCGCATCGTGATGAGCCGCCACTTCCGCCGCGGCGGTAAGATCTACATCCGCATCTTCCCCGACAAGCCCGTCACCAAGAAGCCCGCCGAAACCCGAATGGGTAAGGGTAAAGGCGCCGTGGAGTACTGGGTCAGTGTCGTCAAGCCCGGCCGCGTGATGTTCGAAGTGTCCGGCGTGACCGAAGAGCAGGCCAAGGAAGCCTTCCGCCTGGCCGGTCACAAGCTGCCCATCCAGACCAAGATGGTGAAGCGCGAGGTCTACGATGAAGCTCAGTGA
- the tuf gene encoding elongation factor Tu, protein MAKGTFERTKPHVNVGTIGHVDHGKTTLTAAITFTAAAMDPTIEKLAYDQIDKAPEEKARGITINTAHVEYNTPTRHYSHVDCPGHADYVKNMITGAAQMDGAILVVSSADGPMPQTREHILLARQVGVPYIVVFMNKVDMVDDEELLELVEMEVRELLSKYEFPGDDLPVIKGSALQALEALQANPKTARGENNWVDRIWELLDAVDSYIPTPERATDKTFLMPVEDVFTITGRGTVATGRVERGVVKVQDEVEIIGLRDTKKTTVTGIEMHRKLLDSGMAGDNVGVLLRGVARDDVERGQVLAKPGSIKPHTKFEASVYVLSKDEGGRHSAFFGGYRPQFYFRTTDVTGVVELPEGVEMVMPGDNITFVVELIKPIAMEEGLRFAIREGGRTVGAGVVAKVLE, encoded by the coding sequence ATGGCTAAAGGAACGTTCGAGCGCACGAAGCCCCACGTGAACGTGGGCACCATCGGTCACGTCGACCACGGCAAGACCACCCTGACCGCCGCGATCACCTTCACGGCCGCCGCGATGGACCCCACCATCGAAAAACTGGCCTACGACCAGATCGACAAGGCCCCCGAAGAAAAGGCCCGCGGCATCACCATCAACACCGCCCACGTCGAATACAACACCCCCACCCGCCACTACAGCCACGTGGACTGCCCCGGCCACGCCGACTACGTCAAGAACATGATCACCGGTGCCGCCCAGATGGACGGCGCCATCCTCGTGGTCAGCAGCGCTGACGGCCCCATGCCCCAGACCCGCGAGCACATCCTGCTCGCCCGTCAGGTCGGCGTGCCCTACATCGTCGTGTTCATGAACAAAGTGGACATGGTCGACGACGAAGAGCTCCTCGAGCTCGTCGAAATGGAAGTCCGCGAACTGCTGAGCAAGTACGAGTTCCCCGGCGACGACCTGCCCGTCATCAAGGGCAGCGCCCTGCAGGCCCTCGAAGCCCTGCAGGCCAACCCCAAGACCGCCCGCGGCGAGAACAACTGGGTTGACCGCATCTGGGAACTGCTCGACGCGGTGGACAGCTACATCCCCACCCCCGAGCGCGCCACCGACAAGACCTTCCTGATGCCCGTCGAAGACGTGTTCACGATCACCGGCCGCGGCACCGTGGCGACCGGCCGCGTGGAACGTGGCGTCGTGAAAGTCCAGGACGAAGTGGAAATCATCGGTCTGCGCGACACGAAGAAGACCACCGTGACCGGGATCGAAATGCACCGCAAGCTGCTCGACAGCGGCATGGCGGGCGACAACGTGGGCGTGCTGCTGCGTGGCGTGGCGCGTGACGACGTGGAACGTGGCCAGGTGCTGGCGAAGCCCGGCAGCATCAAGCCCCACACGAAGTTCGAAGCCAGCGTGTACGTGCTGAGCAAGGACGAAGGCGGGCGTCACAGCGCGTTCTTCGGTGGCTACCGCCCCCAGTTCTACTTCCGCACGACGGACGTGACGGGCGTGGTGGAACTGCCCGAAGGCGTGGAAATGGTGATGCCTGGTGACAACATCACGTTCGTGGTGGAACTCATCAAGCCGATCGCGATGGAAGAAGGCCTGCGCTTCGCCATCCGCGAAGGTGGCCGTACCGTCGGCGCCGGCGTCGTCGCCAAGGTTCTGGAGTAA
- the rplR gene encoding 50S ribosomal protein L18, which translates to MAAQTTVRRKLRARRKVRQAAGDRLRLSVYRSSKHIYAQIIDDSKGVTVAAASSAAVKTGTKTDTATAVGKALAEAALAKGVKKVVFDRGQYRYHGRVKALADAAREGGLDF; encoded by the coding sequence ATGGCTGCCCAGACGACCGTGCGCCGCAAGCTCCGCGCCCGCCGCAAAGTGCGGCAGGCCGCCGGAGATCGCCTGCGCCTCAGCGTGTACCGCTCCAGCAAGCACATCTACGCCCAGATCATCGACGACAGCAAAGGCGTCACCGTGGCTGCCGCCAGCAGCGCCGCTGTCAAGACGGGCACCAAGACCGACACCGCCACCGCCGTGGGCAAGGCCCTCGCGGAAGCCGCTCTGGCCAAGGGCGTCAAGAAGGTTGTCTTTGACCGTGGTCAGTACCGCTACCACGGACGCGTGAAAGCGCTCGCCGACGCGGCGCGGGAGGGTGGCCTTGACTTCTAA
- the rpsQ gene encoding 30S ribosomal protein S17, translating to MKKTFTGVVVSDKADKTVSVKVERKFAHPLYGKVVTRSHKYAAHDENNEYKIGDRVEIIAVRPISKTKTWKVTKLIERPRGIETTAVETEGGKA from the coding sequence ATGAAGAAGACCTTTACCGGCGTCGTCGTCAGCGACAAGGCCGACAAGACCGTCAGCGTGAAGGTCGAACGCAAGTTCGCCCACCCCCTGTACGGCAAGGTCGTCACCCGCAGCCACAAGTACGCTGCGCACGACGAGAACAACGAGTACAAGATCGGTGACCGCGTCGAGATCATCGCCGTGCGTCCCATCAGCAAGACCAAGACCTGGAAGGTCACCAAGCTGATCGAGCGTCCCCGCGGCATCGAGACCACCGCCGTGGAAACCGAGGGGGGTAAAGCATGA
- the rplC gene encoding 50S ribosomal protein L3 codes for MKGILGTKIGMTQIWKGDKAIPVTVVLAGPCPVVQRKTAQTDGYEAVQIGYAPKREKSVNKPEAGHFKKAGVSPVRFLREFRDFSPEGDTVSIDIFAEGEKIDATGTSKGKGFQGVMKRWNFKGGPASHGSKKWHRRPGSIGQRKTPGRVYKGKRMAGHMGMERITVQNLEVVEIRADENIILVKGAIPGANGGLVVLRQAAKGGK; via the coding sequence ATGAAGGGCATCCTCGGCACCAAGATCGGCATGACCCAGATCTGGAAGGGCGACAAGGCCATTCCCGTGACCGTCGTGCTGGCCGGCCCCTGCCCCGTCGTGCAGCGCAAGACCGCGCAGACCGACGGCTACGAGGCCGTGCAGATCGGCTACGCGCCCAAGCGCGAGAAGAGCGTCAACAAGCCCGAAGCCGGTCACTTCAAGAAGGCCGGGGTCAGCCCCGTTCGCTTCCTGCGTGAATTCCGCGACTTCAGCCCCGAAGGCGACACCGTCAGCATCGACATCTTCGCCGAAGGCGAGAAGATCGACGCGACCGGCACCAGCAAGGGGAAAGGCTTCCAGGGCGTCATGAAGCGCTGGAACTTCAAGGGCGGCCCCGCCAGCCACGGTTCCAAGAAGTGGCACCGCCGCCCCGGCTCGATCGGCCAGCGCAAGACGCCCGGCCGCGTGTACAAAGGCAAGCGCATGGCCGGCCACATGGGCATGGAGCGCATCACCGTCCAGAACCTCGAAGTGGTCGAGATCCGCGCTGACGAGAACATCATCCTGGTCAAGGGTGCAATCCCCGGCGCCAACGGTGGCCTCGTTGTCCTGCGTCAGGCCGCCAAGGGAGGCAAGTAA
- the rpsS gene encoding 30S ribosomal protein S19, translating to MPRSLKKGPFVDDHLLKKVDVQNEKKDKRVIKTWSRRSTIVPEMIGHTIAVHNGKQHVPVFVNEQMIGHKLGEFSPTRNYRGHGADKNAKGSKKK from the coding sequence ATGCCCCGTAGCCTCAAGAAGGGCCCGTTCGTGGATGACCACCTCCTGAAGAAGGTCGACGTCCAGAACGAAAAGAAGGACAAGCGCGTCATCAAGACCTGGAGCCGCCGCTCCACCATCGTTCCCGAAATGATCGGTCACACCATTGCCGTGCACAACGGCAAGCAGCACGTGCCCGTCTTCGTGAACGAGCAGATGATCGGCCACAAGCTCGGCGAATTCAGCCCCACCCGCAACTACCGCGGCCACGGCGCTGACAAGAACGCCAAGGGGAGCAAGAAGAAATGA
- a CDS encoding 50S ribosomal protein L23 has protein sequence MSHYDIIQAPVISEKAYAGMERGVYSFWVSPKATKTEIKGAIQKAFGVTVIGISTMNVPGKRKRVGRFMGHRADRKKAIVRLADGQTIAALEGQA, from the coding sequence ATGAGCCACTACGACATCATCCAGGCCCCCGTGATCAGCGAGAAAGCCTACGCTGGCATGGAACGCGGCGTGTACTCCTTCTGGGTCAGCCCCAAGGCCACCAAGACCGAGATCAAGGGCGCCATCCAGAAAGCGTTCGGCGTGACCGTGATCGGCATCAGCACCATGAACGTCCCCGGCAAGCGCAAGCGCGTCGGCCGCTTCATGGGCCACCGCGCCGACCGCAAGAAGGCCATCGTGCGCCTCGCCGACGGCCAGACCATCGCCGCCCTTGAAGGCCAGGCCTAA